The Chitinophaga caeni genome segment AGAACATGCTTTATATCTTAGGGTTAGTAAATGCTGATTTATAAATTCCTTGTAATAATATACAGGAACTACCTAAATCACATCTGCAATAACTAGCTTTTTGTCTTTATCACTCGAAGCGGCATATTGTATAATCGTAAGATTAGGCTAGCTGAAAAGTATACATGACAAAGACGGGTTAAATCTTAATTAAAAAAATGGTTAACTTGAAGGGCCCGATTTTCTAGTCGGGCTCTCTTTTATTGCGATTGCCCGTGAAAATGTTCCCAAACCAGCTTGGCTTTTGATGGCCCGATCTCCTGGCTTATGTTCTCAAAACTTTGTTCCTTGACCTTGTTGACTGAGCGGAAGGTTTTTAATAACTGCGTCGCGGTATTTTTACCGATCCCCTTAATGCTTTCAAGTTCATTCTTAAATGTCCCTTTACTTCTTTTTTGCCGGTGAAATGTAATCCCGAAACGGTGAACTTCATCCCTAATCCGCCTGATTAGTTTCAAACTCTCGCTATCAAATGGTAGTTTAATGCTTTCCTTGTCGCCCGGGAAAAAGATTTCCTCTTCATTCTTGGCCAAGCCGATGACGGTCATGCTACCAACAAGACCGAGATCGCGGATGCTTTGCATGGCCGCGCCCAATTGACCTTTTCCCCCATCTATGATTACCAATTGCGGCAATGGTTGCTGCTCTGCCAAAAGCCTACTGTAGCGCCTGCGTACTACTTCGGTCATCGACGCGAAATCATTAATGCCTTCTACCGTTTTAATATTGAAATGCCTGTAATCCTTTTTGCTGGCGACCCCATCTTTAAATACTACGCAGGCCGAAACGGGGTAGCTTCCCTGGAAGTTCGAGTTATCGAAACATTCTATATGGGTGGGCAGGGCTGCCAGTTCCAAGTCGGCCTGTAATTGATATAATACTTTCTTTTTCTCGCTATCGCTTTTCCCTTCCAGGTGCAGGATCTTCTTCCTTCTCAATTCCTCTTTAAAATAATTCACATTCTTTTGCGAAAGTTCTAAGAGCTTCTTCTTATCACCTCCCCTCGGTACGGTTATTTCTACCTGTTCTTCCGGGTACCCGATGGGGAACGGTACAACTATTTCGCGCGAGTGGCTGTTAAATGCATCCCTGAGGTAACCTATGGCATAGGTTAACACTTCTTCATCTGTTTCTTCCAATTTCTTCTCCAGCGTCACTGTTTTCGTATCTGAGATTGTGCCGTGTAATACCCGCAAGTAATTGACATAAGCATGTTCGCCATCAGTTAGAATGCTAAACACATCTATATGCCCAACCCGGGTATTTACAATAGTGGATTTGGATTGATATTCTTGTAAGCTATCAATCTTTTTTCTCATGATCTCCGCTTTTTCAAATTCCAGGTTTTGCGCATGTTCCTGCATTCGTGATTTGAACATTTGCAATACCGGTGATAGGTTACCCTTCAAGATATCTTTTACCTGTTTGAGGTGATCGCGGTAATCTTCTTCAGATTGGAGGCCTTCACATGGCCCCTTGCAGTTTCCCAGGTGATATTCCAGGCAAACTTTGAACTTACCTTTGCGAATATTTTGTTGGCTTAAGTTCAGGCTGCACGTACGAAGCGGGATATTGTATTTAATCACTTCCAATAACTCCCTTACTTTCTGTACAGACGTATATGGACCCAGGTATTCGGAACCGTCCTTGATGACACGCCGCGTCAGGAAGACCCTGGGGAAAGGTTCGTGCTTTATGACGATGAAAGGATACGTTTTATCATCCTTTAAGTCGATATTATATTTGGGGCGGAATTGTTTAATTAATGAATTTTCCAGGAGGAAGGCATCTTGTTCTGAATCCACTATCGTGAACTCGATCCTGTCGATACTTTCAACTAATTTCCTGGTTTTGAAATTATCGTGGTGTTTAACAAAGTATGAACTGACCCTTTTGCGAAGATTTTTTGCTTTCCCTACATACAACAGTTCTCCATCCTCACCGTAATATTTATAAATCCCGGCATGGCTGGGAATAGTATGTGCAAGCTGTTGAAAAGCATTACTTGTCATATTTTTTCCTATTGAAACTGTACCAAGACATTCATCTCGGATGGGTTCATAAACAAAACTTTCTGCGTAATATAAATTCGAACAACCTTGTTTCTTTCGTAGAACAAAGATTGATTGTACTCGTAAATTAAATTCTTGATAGAGGAAACAACCTTTACGGAACGAAAATTTCCGGAACTATCAACTTCCAGCATTATTTCCTTCGGACGGCTTTGCTTGCCTTTTGCCAAGTAAATAAAAGTCGAATCCCCGGTAATGTTGTTAACAATTTCGTTGCTGCTGTATTGCCCGTTTAATGAAGGTTTCGTTATATCAGCATCTATGAAAGATTTAAACAGGTATTCCAAGGTGGCGCTATCGGAACTTCGGCGTTGCATCCGCACGGTGTCTGATCTGCCATTGAACGAAACAGATTCGCGCATCGATAAATCGGCTGCCTGCAAACGTTTTTTCTCCGCGGCAATCATTTTTTTTAATGACTTATATGGTGATGCGGTGTCATTGTCCACATTTAAAACCGACTTGCAAGCCATTGCAGCCATACATAAAAATAGTACTGCCAATCCTGGAATAGATCTCATGCAACAAAATTACATCATCGGGGGATAAATAAATAATGCGCTGTGAAAACAGCGCATCTGATGCATGAGCAAATCTGTCGAGAGCACTAAAAAAATTATCCCGGATTAAAAGGAAAAAATATTTTTATGGATGAAGGAACTTGCTCTACACTTGCTTTTGTAAGGGTTAAACGGGCGTTGATCGGCAAATGTTACAGCTGGGTCAATAAAAAAGCCTCCCCGTAGGAAGGCTTTAACATATTGTTAATCGGGAGCGATTTATATCAATGTTTCCCCGGTCATCTCTGCGGGAATTGGTAATTCCATGTATTTCAAGATAGTTGGCGCAACATCTCCCAATTTCCCGTCCTTCAGAGTTCCCTGAAAATCTTTGCTGATTACGAAGAATGGTACCAAGTTAAGGGAATGTGCCGTGTTTGGAGATCCATCATCATTTACCATGTAATCCGCATTACCATGATCCGCCGTCAGGAATACGGTGTAATCATTTTCCAAGGCCGCTGTAACTACCCTCTGAACACAATGGTCAACGGTTTCTACTGCTTTGATTACTGCCGGCCAAACACCGGTGTGCCCCACCATGTCTGCATTGGCAAAGTTGAGACAGATGAAATCGGCGGTTTTATTATTAATTTCCGGAACGAGGGCATCGGTCAATTCATTAGCGCTCATTTCCGGCTTTAAATCATATGTAGCCACCTTTGGAGAAGGTACCAAGATTCTTTTTTCGCCATCGAATTCTTTCTCGCGACCACCGGAGAAGAAGAATGAAACATGCGGATATTTCTCGGTTTCGGCAATCCTGATCTGGGTTTTCCCATCTTTAGCTAATACTTCCCCGATCGTATTTTTAAGATCGTCGTTCTCGAATAATACAGAAATGCCTTTATACTTGTGATCGTACACCGTCATAGTTGTATAATGCAAGCTTAAGGGTTGCATTCCATAATCAGGGTATGCCTGTTGTGTAAGCACTTCGGTAATTTCGCGGCAGCGGTCGGTCCTGAAGTTAAAGCAGATCACTGCATCGCCATCCTGGATCGTTGCCAAGGGTTTTTGATCGTCGCCAACATGGATGATGGGCTTGATAAATTCATCGGTAATGCCTTCCGCATAAGAAGCTTTGATCGCGGCATCCAGGTTTTGGGACGGGGTGCCGGCGCCTTTAACCAAGGCATCGTAAGCCAATTTTACCCTTTCCCAACGTTTGTCACGATCCATCGCGTAATACCTGCCCGTTATGCTGGCAATCTGTCCAACGGATTGATCCAGGTGTTGTTGTAATTCATTTATAAAGCCTAAGCCGCTTTTGGGGTCGGTGTCGCGCCCATCGGTGAAGGCATGGATGTAGACTTTGCTAAGACCATTATCCTTGGCTAGGCTTACGAGGGCTTTCAGGTGATTAATATGGGAATGCACGCCGCCATTACTCACGAGGCCGATAAAATGTAAAGCCTTATCATTGCTTTTGGCGTAATTAAAAGTATCTAGTAATACCGTGTTTTTAGCTAATATTCCATCCCTGATGGCAACATTGACCCTTTGAAGTTCCTGGTATACAATGCGCCCAGCTCCCAGGTTTAAGTGTCCAACTTCGGAATTCCCCATTTGACCGTTTGGCAAACCTACGGCTTCGCCACAAGTTACCAGGGTGCTATGAGGGTATTGATGGTAAAGGCTGCTTACGAAAGGTGTTTTAGCATGTGCAATCGCATCCGCGGTAGGAACTTTTCCAAGTCCCCAACCATCCATAATGATTAAAATGGCTCTTTTCTGTTTCATACAATACCCGGTTTTATTTAATTCTAAAATGAGGTTGTGAAATTAAATTAATTCCCGCGCAATTTTAATTTTTTTAAAAAAGCTAGCCACAATGCCTAATTATTGCAGTTGAACGTTAAGTAATTATTATATATTAAATTAAAATCATAATTTGTGGCTTAAGTTCCATAGCACGATTGTGGGATTTCCTTGTCTATCAATAGTTTGGCATAGTTTTAGCGCCAATTATAACCGGTAAAAAGTATATTGATTATATTAAACAAAGGACAATGAAAAAGTTAATGTTTGTGCTGGGTACCCTAGTGCTCGGTGCACTGTTAACTGCTTTCGCGGTCTCGGGTCCAGGCCCATTTGATGATGTGGTGAAAGCACTTAAACAGGGCGATACTAATGGATTGTCCCGTTATCTCGATAATAATGTTGAGATTAACGTTACAGGAAAATCCGATTCGTACAGCAAAGCACAAGCTGAAATTATTTTAAAAGATTTCTTCGGCAAAAATTCAGTAAAAACTTTTGAGATTATTCACAAAGGTGAAGCGAGTAACGGTAGCTCACAATTCGGAGTTGGGAACATGGTTACTACCAGCGGCACTAAATACCGCACCACCTTCCGATTGAAGAAGAAAGGTAATACCTTTGTACTCACGGAGTTAAGGTTTGATAATAAATAGCCTTAGGGCTGATGAATAATTTCTTTAAAAGTCCCGGTTAGTTCTATAACCGGGACTTTTTTATGCGCCGATAGGTCATTTTCAATGGAATTCTCAATTCTCCATCCTAATTTTACCACTCATTAAACAAATGAATGTATGTTACCTGCGGCAGCTTTGAATCAATTTATTACCAGTGCCTTGGCGGAAGATATCGGTGATGGCGATCATAGTACTTTAGCTATCATTCCGCCGACTACCCGGGGAACGGCCATCCTAAAAATCAAGGAGAAAGGCATCCTGGCAGGAATGGAAGTGGCTGAAGCCATTTTTAAACACCTGGATCCCGGTACGCAATTCAAGGCGTTTAAAAAGGATGGAGAGCCGATGAAAGCAGGGGAGCAAGCCTTCGAAGTGAAAGCTTCTGTACACGCATTGTTGATGGGGGAACGCTTGGTGCTGAATTGTATGCAGAGAATGAGTGGCATCGCAACCCTGACCAAAACTTATACGGAATTATTGAAAGGTTATCATACCAAGTTGCTGGATACGCGTAAAACAACACCCAATTTCCGTATGCTGGAGAAAGAGGCTGTGCGGATCGGGGGAGCGGTTAACCACAGGATGGGTTTATATGATATGGTGATGTTGAAAGATAATCATATCGATTTTAGTGGCGGCATTACAGCTGCTATCGAAAAAACGGTGGCTTATTTGAAAGAGAAAAATTTACAACTAAAGATAGAAGTGGAGACCCGTAACTTGGCTGATGTGCAGGAAGTTTTAGCCCTGGGGAAAGTGCATCGTATCATGCTCGATAATTTCAGTCCCGCGCAGGTTAAAGAGGCCGTAGGAATGATTGAAGGTAAGTTTGAAACGGAAGCCAGCGGTGGTATTACCTTGGAAAATATCGTGGATTATGCTGAAACCGGGGTTGACTATATTTCGGTTGGCGCCATCATCCATCACGCGGTAAGCCTCGATTTGAGCTTGAAAGCCGTGATATTATCATAATTTAAACTGCTTGGTTCTTGAGAAAAATACTGATTATAATTAATAAGAAAGCCGGTACGGATCGGAATAAAGATATTCAAACTTGGATTGATCAATATTTACCAAAACCGGCCTTCGAAGTGGAATTGGCTACTTTGCAATACCTTGGCCACGGTACCGACCTGGCTAAAAAGGCTGTTGAAGATGGTGTAGATACAGTTGTGGCTGTTGGCGGCGATGGCTCGATCAATGAAATCGCCAAAGGCTTAATCAACACCGATACTAAGTTGGCCATCATTCCTTTAGGCAGCGGAAACGGTTTGGCAAGGGCATTATCGATCCCCTTGCATCCCGCTAAAGCCTTCCAGGTTTTGGCCGGGGGCAAACAGCGGAAAATGGACGTTGGTTATGCGAACGGGCACTTGTTTTTGAGTAATGCCGGGATCGGCTTTGACGCATTGATAGCGGATCAATTCCAGCATAGCAAGAAAAGGGGCTTGATTAATTACGCCCGGTTGGTGATCGGTGGTTTTAAGAATTATCAGCCCGGCAAATATGCTATCAAATCGGGTACAAAAGAACTGGAGCAGGAAGCATTCTTATTTACCGTGGCCAATGGTAACCAGTTTGGATACGATTTTAAAATCGCTGGCGATGCCAGTGTATTCGATGGAAAGTTGGATATTTGCCTTGTTCCGCCCATCGGTTTTTGGGGTTTATTGCCGCTTACTTTACATTCGTTAAAAGGAACCGTTACGCGGTCAAAATACATGCATCATTTTACCGGGCAAGAAATCGTAGTTACCGGGAAAGATGTAGATTGCTTGCAAGTAGATGGCGATGCTGTTCCCATAGGTAGTCCCGGGCAGGTAACATTCAAGATTTTACCAGCAGCTATCAATATCATAATACCTTAACCTAAAATTGATTAACATGAGTAAGAAAAGAAATAACGCTAGCGGTATTGTTTATTCTACCGATCCCAGTTTCAGTCCTTACGAGCCGGCGGAAGAAGTAAATACGCTTCCTGCCAACCAACAACAGCTCCGTGTGAAGCTAGATACCAAGCAAAGGGCGGGGAAAGTGGTGACATTGATTGATGGGTTTATAGGTAAGGATGAAGATTTACAAAAATTGGGCAAGGAATTGAAAACTAAATGTGGGACCGGCGGCAGCGTGAAAGAAGGATTGATCCTGATCCAGGGAGATTACAAGGAAAAAGTAGTGAAATGGTTGCAAGATTGGGGATATAAAGCGAAATAGCCCGGGCTTGAATGCACCGGCATCAACATAATTTATGAAGCCGCTTCCTTTCTTGGGGAAGCGGCTTCTTCTTGTTATGAGTGCTGTAAAAAATTATGTGCGATGTGTATCGTTATCACTGTTACCCGTGTTTTCTCCTGTTGCTTCAGCTTGGGTATCGGGATGATTTTCACCTGCTTCGACAGCTGTTTCTTGGTGCTCTTCTTCCGTGGCGGCGGCGTCATCCGCAG includes the following:
- the uvrC gene encoding excinuclease ABC subunit UvrC; this translates as MTSNAFQQLAHTIPSHAGIYKYYGEDGELLYVGKAKNLRKRVSSYFVKHHDNFKTRKLVESIDRIEFTIVDSEQDAFLLENSLIKQFRPKYNIDLKDDKTYPFIVIKHEPFPRVFLTRRVIKDGSEYLGPYTSVQKVRELLEVIKYNIPLRTCSLNLSQQNIRKGKFKVCLEYHLGNCKGPCEGLQSEEDYRDHLKQVKDILKGNLSPVLQMFKSRMQEHAQNLEFEKAEIMRKKIDSLQEYQSKSTIVNTRVGHIDVFSILTDGEHAYVNYLRVLHGTISDTKTVTLEKKLEETDEEVLTYAIGYLRDAFNSHSREIVVPFPIGYPEEQVEITVPRGGDKKKLLELSQKNVNYFKEELRRKKILHLEGKSDSEKKKVLYQLQADLELAALPTHIECFDNSNFQGSYPVSACVVFKDGVASKKDYRHFNIKTVEGINDFASMTEVVRRRYSRLLAEQQPLPQLVIIDGGKGQLGAAMQSIRDLGLVGSMTVIGLAKNEEEIFFPGDKESIKLPFDSESLKLIRRIRDEVHRFGITFHRQKRSKGTFKNELESIKGIGKNTATQLLKTFRSVNKVKEQSFENISQEIGPSKAKLVWEHFHGQSQ
- a CDS encoding translation initiation factor codes for the protein MSKKRNNASGIVYSTDPSFSPYEPAEEVNTLPANQQQLRVKLDTKQRAGKVVTLIDGFIGKDEDLQKLGKELKTKCGTGGSVKEGLILIQGDYKEKVVKWLQDWGYKAK
- a CDS encoding diacylglycerol/lipid kinase family protein, encoding MRKILIIINKKAGTDRNKDIQTWIDQYLPKPAFEVELATLQYLGHGTDLAKKAVEDGVDTVVAVGGDGSINEIAKGLINTDTKLAIIPLGSGNGLARALSIPLHPAKAFQVLAGGKQRKMDVGYANGHLFLSNAGIGFDALIADQFQHSKKRGLINYARLVIGGFKNYQPGKYAIKSGTKELEQEAFLFTVANGNQFGYDFKIAGDASVFDGKLDICLVPPIGFWGLLPLTLHSLKGTVTRSKYMHHFTGQEIVVTGKDVDCLQVDGDAVPIGSPGQVTFKILPAAINIIIP
- a CDS encoding DUF4783 domain-containing protein — its product is MKKLMFVLGTLVLGALLTAFAVSGPGPFDDVVKALKQGDTNGLSRYLDNNVEINVTGKSDSYSKAQAEIILKDFFGKNSVKTFEIIHKGEASNGSSQFGVGNMVTTSGTKYRTTFRLKKKGNTFVLTELRFDNK
- the gpmI gene encoding 2,3-bisphosphoglycerate-independent phosphoglycerate mutase yields the protein MKQKRAILIIMDGWGLGKVPTADAIAHAKTPFVSSLYHQYPHSTLVTCGEAVGLPNGQMGNSEVGHLNLGAGRIVYQELQRVNVAIRDGILAKNTVLLDTFNYAKSNDKALHFIGLVSNGGVHSHINHLKALVSLAKDNGLSKVYIHAFTDGRDTDPKSGLGFINELQQHLDQSVGQIASITGRYYAMDRDKRWERVKLAYDALVKGAGTPSQNLDAAIKASYAEGITDEFIKPIIHVGDDQKPLATIQDGDAVICFNFRTDRCREITEVLTQQAYPDYGMQPLSLHYTTMTVYDHKYKGISVLFENDDLKNTIGEVLAKDGKTQIRIAETEKYPHVSFFFSGGREKEFDGEKRILVPSPKVATYDLKPEMSANELTDALVPEINNKTADFICLNFANADMVGHTGVWPAVIKAVETVDHCVQRVVTAALENDYTVFLTADHGNADYMVNDDGSPNTAHSLNLVPFFVISKDFQGTLKDGKLGDVAPTILKYMELPIPAEMTGETLI
- the nadC gene encoding carboxylating nicotinate-nucleotide diphosphorylase, which translates into the protein MLPAAALNQFITSALAEDIGDGDHSTLAIIPPTTRGTAILKIKEKGILAGMEVAEAIFKHLDPGTQFKAFKKDGEPMKAGEQAFEVKASVHALLMGERLVLNCMQRMSGIATLTKTYTELLKGYHTKLLDTRKTTPNFRMLEKEAVRIGGAVNHRMGLYDMVMLKDNHIDFSGGITAAIEKTVAYLKEKNLQLKIEVETRNLADVQEVLALGKVHRIMLDNFSPAQVKEAVGMIEGKFETEASGGITLENIVDYAETGVDYISVGAIIHHAVSLDLSLKAVILS